The following proteins are encoded in a genomic region of Oceanisphaera profunda:
- a CDS encoding DUF1439 domain-containing protein, with product MLKSLALSLSLLLLTACASVSQYSISEGEMEKSLYTLLEQEMPRLTQGLVETQIDKLNLQIGPDNRDVVRLNLQGETAINALIARFPAKLDLIVEGRPVYDRKQNAIFLRDLNLIQSKVDAYGYKGDAAIASSGMMQIVRSVLENQPIYRLDGGKYAWLKNAPVGLTIAPGRFVLSPKFSD from the coding sequence ATGTTGAAGTCTTTAGCATTGAGCTTAAGCCTGTTGTTGTTAACCGCTTGCGCCAGCGTCAGTCAGTACAGTATTTCTGAAGGTGAGATGGAAAAATCGCTCTACACCTTATTAGAACAAGAGATGCCACGCCTCACCCAAGGCTTGGTAGAAACCCAAATCGACAAGCTGAACCTGCAAATCGGCCCCGATAACCGTGATGTAGTGCGTTTAAACTTACAAGGTGAAACCGCCATCAATGCCTTAATCGCGCGTTTTCCGGCCAAGTTAGACTTAATCGTTGAAGGTCGCCCTGTGTATGACCGGAAACAAAACGCCATCTTCTTGCGTGATTTAAATCTTATCCAAAGCAAAGTGGATGCATACGGTTACAAAGGTGATGCGGCCATTGCTTCATCCGGCATGATGCAAATTGTGCGCTCGGTATTAGAAAACCAGCCTATCTATCGCCTCGATGGCGGTAAATATGCATGGCTGAAGAACGCGCCCGTGGGCCTCACCATAGCCCCCGGCCGTTTTGTGCTGAGCCCTAAATTTAGCGATTAA
- a CDS encoding YaiI/YqxD family protein, with protein MHIWVDADACPKVIRDILFRAAERTQTPLTMVANHPLPLPGSTLIKQLQVPQGFDVADDEIVSRIAPGELLITADIPLAAEALEKGALVISPRGEKFEPGTIRAKLTMRDFMDTLRSSGIQTGGPPTLSAADRQAFANQLDQLLR; from the coding sequence ATGCACATTTGGGTTGATGCAGATGCTTGCCCTAAAGTGATCCGCGATATTTTATTTCGCGCCGCCGAGCGCACCCAAACGCCATTAACCATGGTCGCCAATCATCCCTTGCCACTGCCAGGTTCAACGCTTATCAAGCAGCTGCAAGTTCCCCAAGGTTTTGATGTGGCGGATGATGAAATAGTGTCGCGCATTGCCCCGGGCGAGCTGTTGATTACCGCCGATATTCCGCTGGCTGCCGAAGCACTGGAAAAAGGCGCGCTGGTTATCAGTCCGCGTGGTGAAAAATTTGAACCCGGCACCATTAGGGCCAAACTGACCATGCGTGATTTTATGGACACGCTGCGCTCCAGTGGCATACAAACCGGCGGCCCGCCGACCTTAAGTGCTGCAGATCGCCAAGCCTTCGCCAATCAGCTGGATCAATTGCTGAGGTAA
- the ybeD gene encoding DUF493 family protein YbeD codes for MTSPLSTKFDEYLEFPCQFPFKILGLADPRLPDMIVEVIQQHAPGDYSPTIKPSSKGTYHAVTIPVTVTSKEHIETLYLKLGELELVKYVL; via the coding sequence ATGACTAGCCCATTAAGCACCAAATTTGACGAATATCTTGAGTTTCCTTGCCAGTTTCCCTTCAAAATTTTGGGCCTGGCCGATCCACGTCTGCCCGATATGATAGTGGAAGTAATACAGCAGCACGCGCCGGGCGATTACAGCCCAACGATAAAGCCCAGCAGCAAAGGCACCTACCACGCGGTCACCATTCCTGTCACCGTGACCAGCAAAGAGCACATAGAAACCCTCTATTTAAAACTGGGTGAGCTAGAACTGGTTAAATACGTACTCTAG
- a CDS encoding protein disulfide oxidoreductase, which translates to MKRSLLARIGKAIAYLLLLMVIVTAVDVWRSQDLPTEVAALGTMTTLAGNEIDLSAMSAKQPVLVYVWASWCGVCRIVSPMVDMVNAPVVSIALASGHDRKVSGYIREKGYNFSVVNDTDNRLGQTLGIRVTPTLMVAYKGELRYATAGITTLPGMWGRLWLARLMG; encoded by the coding sequence ATGAAGCGCTCATTATTAGCTCGCATCGGTAAAGCCATCGCTTATTTGCTGCTATTAATGGTGATAGTCACGGCAGTAGATGTATGGCGCAGCCAAGACTTACCCACAGAGGTAGCCGCCCTTGGCACCATGACCACCTTGGCCGGCAATGAAATTGACTTAAGCGCCATGAGCGCTAAGCAGCCAGTATTAGTTTACGTATGGGCCAGCTGGTGCGGCGTCTGCCGTATCGTTTCACCCATGGTTGATATGGTAAACGCGCCGGTAGTCAGTATCGCACTGGCCTCTGGCCATGATCGCAAAGTAAGCGGCTATATACGGGAAAAGGGTTATAACTTTTCCGTGGTTAACGATACGGATAATCGCTTAGGCCAAACGCTGGGCATTAGAGTTACGCCCACGCTAATGGTCGCTTACAAAGGCGAGCTGCGTTACGCCACCGCCGGCATCACCACCCTACCCGGCATGTGGGGCAGATTATGGTTGGCGAGGTTGATGGGTTAA
- a CDS encoding protein-disulfide reductase DsbD family protein, giving the protein MNRFKTLYIWLLSPLLLLSSCLALAATGVQGSGWQQAPEHPPVQVRLVQAGPYNAEQNHYPALLQVRLTDDWKTYWRSPGEGGIAPRLDWQASDNLADVNWQWPVPERFSLLGIETQGYKHEVDFPLQLTPSDTGQASTFNAQLTLPSCTTVCVLTDYQLQLPLDANWQVDEQLSHDYQQAVAKVPRVASLVSSETLTWDKASQQLEIILNNERGWQQPAIYVDELDEAIFSQPTFAINDQQLQVRFQVSSWDDELNLDQQAIVITAIDAGLAEELHANISAGTLAPLSENVPALGWILLYAVLGGLILNIMPCVLPVLGLKLNSLVLGERKQVRAPLLWSAFGIMLSFWLLAAFMLVLTWSGAQLGWGIQFQQPAFIGFMLLITALFSLNLFGLFEVRLPSRLNTWLATRPGSGNGGHVLQGMFATLLATPCSAPFLGTAVAVALASSPVVLVAIFTGLGLGMALPWLLLALFPSVIRALPKPGLWMEKVKWLFGLMLLATSLWLLSLLSYTLGAGITWALAALLIVLPIWSLIRQYGARGLIFGLAGMLLLGAVAGVGAMFTQSHWVSPIEDNLNWQPLDASRIAEEVAAGKRVFVDVTADWCITCQANKIGVTLRDPVYSALQADDIVLMRGDWTRPNSAITDYLHANQRAGIPFNQVFGPGLPQGKALEVLLTTNKVISALDEAKQ; this is encoded by the coding sequence TTGAACAGATTCAAGACTCTTTATATATGGCTACTCAGCCCCTTGCTGCTATTAAGCTCATGCTTGGCGCTGGCAGCAACGGGCGTTCAAGGAAGTGGCTGGCAACAAGCGCCCGAGCACCCACCAGTGCAAGTGCGCTTAGTACAAGCAGGCCCCTATAACGCCGAGCAAAACCATTACCCTGCCCTGCTGCAAGTGCGCTTAACGGACGACTGGAAAACCTATTGGCGCTCCCCGGGTGAAGGCGGCATAGCACCGCGCTTAGACTGGCAAGCCTCAGACAATTTAGCGGACGTTAACTGGCAATGGCCGGTGCCCGAGCGCTTTAGTTTACTCGGCATTGAGACTCAAGGTTATAAGCATGAAGTGGACTTTCCGCTACAACTGACCCCCTCCGACACCGGCCAAGCCAGCACCTTTAATGCTCAATTAACCCTGCCCAGCTGCACTACCGTGTGCGTGTTAACCGACTATCAATTGCAGTTACCGCTGGATGCTAACTGGCAGGTAGACGAGCAATTAAGTCATGACTACCAGCAAGCCGTGGCTAAAGTGCCGCGCGTGGCCAGCCTAGTAAGTAGCGAGACACTCACTTGGGATAAAGCCAGCCAGCAGCTAGAAATCATCCTTAATAACGAGCGCGGTTGGCAGCAACCCGCCATTTATGTAGATGAACTGGACGAGGCGATTTTTAGCCAGCCTACGTTCGCTATTAACGACCAACAATTACAAGTGCGTTTTCAGGTTAGCAGCTGGGACGATGAGCTTAATCTTGATCAGCAAGCCATCGTCATCACCGCTATTGATGCAGGGCTGGCTGAAGAGTTGCACGCCAATATTAGCGCCGGCACCTTGGCACCCTTAAGCGAAAACGTGCCTGCCTTAGGTTGGATATTACTGTATGCGGTGCTCGGCGGTTTGATATTAAACATCATGCCCTGCGTCTTGCCGGTACTGGGCCTTAAGCTCAATAGCTTAGTGCTGGGCGAAAGGAAGCAGGTACGCGCTCCCCTGTTGTGGTCGGCGTTTGGCATCATGTTGTCGTTTTGGCTACTGGCCGCCTTTATGTTGGTACTCACCTGGTCTGGCGCGCAGTTAGGCTGGGGCATACAGTTTCAGCAACCGGCCTTTATCGGCTTTATGTTGCTGATCACCGCCCTGTTCTCACTCAACCTGTTTGGCTTGTTTGAAGTGCGCTTACCCAGCCGCCTCAATACCTGGCTGGCCACCCGCCCCGGCAGTGGCAATGGCGGCCATGTGCTGCAAGGCATGTTTGCCACCTTACTAGCCACGCCTTGTAGCGCGCCCTTCTTGGGCACCGCAGTGGCGGTGGCCTTGGCCTCCTCGCCAGTGGTGTTAGTGGCCATCTTTACCGGCTTAGGCTTAGGCATGGCCTTGCCGTGGTTATTACTGGCGTTATTCCCCAGTGTTATCCGTGCATTGCCAAAACCTGGGCTTTGGATGGAAAAGGTAAAATGGCTATTTGGCCTAATGTTGCTGGCCACCAGCCTTTGGTTGCTATCCTTACTCAGCTACACCTTAGGCGCGGGCATCACTTGGGCCTTGGCTGCATTACTGATAGTGCTGCCGATTTGGTCTTTGATCCGCCAATACGGCGCGCGCGGTTTGATATTCGGCTTAGCGGGTATGTTATTGCTCGGCGCCGTGGCCGGTGTGGGCGCTATGTTTACTCAGTCTCATTGGGTGAGCCCCATTGAAGACAACCTAAACTGGCAACCGCTAGATGCCAGCCGCATTGCGGAAGAGGTCGCCGCCGGCAAGCGGGTGTTTGTAGATGTGACCGCAGACTGGTGTATTACTTGCCAAGCCAACAAAATCGGCGTCACGCTGCGCGATCCTGTGTATTCGGCGTTGCAAGCGGACGACATAGTATTAATGCGCGGTGATTGGACCCGCCCAAACAGTGCCATTACCGATTATTTGCATGCCAATCAAAGAGCCGGCATTCCCTTTAACCAAGTGTTTGGCCCCGGCCTTCCGCAAGGTAAAGCGCTGGAAGTGTTGCTCACCACTAACAAGGTGATCAGTGCCTTGGATGAGGCGAAACAATGA
- a CDS encoding LysE family translocator, protein MVFIPTFFFVSVTPGMCMTLALSLGMTVGVRRTLWMMLGELIGVAVVACLAVLGVAAIMLQYPQLFQILKYAGGLYLAWLGVQLWRSKGKLALNPVNAGPRHIPITTLISQGFITAIANPKGWAFFIALLPPFIDQSAPLFGQLAILVSMILVLEFSCLMLYASGGRTLSRVLQQKGKVKLMNRIAGSLMLGVALWLGLG, encoded by the coding sequence ATGGTGTTTATCCCCACTTTCTTCTTTGTGTCAGTGACGCCTGGCATGTGCATGACTCTCGCCTTGTCCCTCGGCATGACGGTGGGCGTGCGCCGCACGCTGTGGATGATGCTCGGTGAGCTGATCGGCGTGGCCGTGGTGGCCTGTTTAGCTGTACTTGGTGTGGCGGCAATCATGCTGCAATATCCGCAACTGTTTCAAATCCTCAAATATGCAGGCGGCCTCTATTTAGCGTGGCTGGGTGTGCAGTTATGGCGTTCTAAAGGCAAGCTGGCATTAAACCCCGTTAACGCCGGCCCCCGCCACATTCCCATTACTACCTTAATCAGCCAAGGCTTTATTACCGCTATTGCCAATCCTAAAGGCTGGGCATTTTTTATCGCCTTATTGCCGCCTTTTATCGACCAAAGCGCGCCCTTGTTTGGCCAACTGGCCATCTTAGTGTCGATGATCTTAGTGCTCGAATTTAGCTGCTTAATGCTTTATGCCAGTGGCGGGCGCACCTTAAGCCGCGTGCTCCAGCAAAAAGGAAAGGTGAAATTAATGAACCGCATTGCCGGCAGTTTAATGTTGGGAGTGGCGCTTTGGTTGGGTTTAGGTTGA
- the aroG gene encoding 3-deoxy-7-phosphoheptulonate synthase AroG — MHFQTDDIRINQIKELLPPIAVLEKYPATAKASATVFEARQAIHRILVGEEDRLLVVIGPCSIHNVEAAIEYGKKLQVLREKYADTLEVVMRVYFEKPRTTVGWKGLINDPHLDNSCQINDGLRIGRKLLLDLNDMGMPTASEFLDMITPQYMADLMSWGAIGARTTESQVHRELASGLSCPVGFKNGTDGTIKVAADAIGAASAAHHFLSVTKLGHSAIVETTGNPDCHIILRGGKEPNYSSEHVSAVCAELDKAGLPQKIMVDFSHANSSKQYQRQMVVSDDVSGQIAGGQQAIMGVMVESHLVAGRQDLEEGVELTYGQSITDACIGWSDTETMLAQLAEAVESRRHG; from the coding sequence ATGCATTTTCAAACAGACGATATTCGTATAAATCAAATCAAAGAACTGTTGCCGCCGATTGCGGTGCTGGAGAAATATCCGGCCACTGCCAAGGCTTCTGCCACCGTCTTTGAGGCGCGCCAGGCTATTCATCGTATTTTAGTTGGCGAAGAAGACCGTCTGCTGGTGGTGATAGGCCCTTGTTCGATTCATAACGTAGAAGCCGCCATTGAATATGGCAAAAAGCTGCAGGTGTTACGTGAGAAGTACGCCGATACGCTAGAAGTAGTAATGCGCGTGTATTTTGAAAAGCCGCGCACCACAGTAGGCTGGAAAGGCTTAATCAACGATCCGCATTTAGACAACAGCTGCCAGATCAACGACGGCCTGCGCATCGGTCGTAAGCTATTGCTGGATCTCAACGACATGGGCATGCCCACTGCCAGTGAGTTTCTCGACATGATCACGCCACAATACATGGCGGACTTAATGAGCTGGGGCGCCATTGGTGCCCGTACTACTGAGTCTCAGGTGCACCGCGAACTTGCTTCTGGTCTTTCTTGCCCAGTGGGCTTTAAGAATGGCACTGACGGCACCATTAAAGTGGCGGCCGATGCCATAGGGGCGGCCAGTGCGGCGCATCACTTCTTATCAGTCACCAAGCTTGGCCACTCGGCAATTGTGGAAACCACGGGTAACCCAGACTGCCACATTATTTTGCGCGGTGGTAAAGAGCCAAACTACAGCAGCGAGCATGTGAGTGCAGTGTGTGCGGAATTGGATAAAGCCGGTTTGCCACAAAAAATCATGGTCGATTTTAGTCACGCCAACAGCAGCAAACAGTATCAGCGCCAAATGGTGGTGTCTGATGATGTGAGCGGCCAAATCGCCGGTGGCCAACAAGCCATTATGGGCGTGATGGTAGAAAGCCACCTAGTGGCCGGTCGTCAAGACTTAGAAGAAGGCGTTGAGCTCACCTACGGCCAGAGCATCACAGATGCCTGCATCGGCTGGAGCGATACCGAAACCATGCTGGCGCAATTAGCCGAAGCGGTTGAATCCCGTCGTCATGGCTAA
- a CDS encoding DUF2750 domain-containing protein, with product MTYILTDADKTATEKLNDEQRYNHFVNKVAEHEQLWILTDEHGCMMLTSDDDEDCIPVWPHADYAKAWAVDDWAQCKPEAITLKVWQSRWVSGMEEDELLVAVFPISDAAGVLVEPGELQEAFDHKKKTGRQN from the coding sequence ATGACTTATATCCTGACCGATGCCGACAAAACCGCCACAGAAAAACTCAATGATGAGCAGCGCTACAACCACTTCGTAAATAAAGTAGCCGAGCACGAACAACTGTGGATTTTAACCGATGAGCACGGCTGCATGATGCTCACCTCAGACGACGACGAAGACTGCATTCCGGTATGGCCCCACGCCGACTACGCCAAAGCTTGGGCTGTGGACGACTGGGCCCAGTGCAAACCCGAAGCCATTACCCTAAAAGTTTGGCAGTCCCGCTGGGTCTCTGGCATGGAAGAAGACGAGCTGTTAGTGGCTGTGTTCCCGATCAGTGACGCCGCAGGTGTGTTAGTTGAGCCCGGTGAACTGCAAGAAGCCTTTGATCATAAGAAGAAAACTGGGCGTCAGAACTGA
- the lipB gene encoding lipoyl(octanoyl) transferase LipB has product MAQDQLTVRHWGQASYEDVWHAMQDFTNQRGPDTPDELWLVEHPPVFTQGQAGKPEHIINLGDIPLVKSDRGGQVTYHGPGQLIVYLLLDVRRRKLGVRHLVTSMEVAIVELLADYDIKAYAKADAPGVYVANEQSVESKIASLGLRIRRGCSFHGLALNVNMDLAPFLRINPCGYAGLPMTMSAQLGGPNTIDEAQSQLIPKLAEQLGYPHLYYTTEKLIL; this is encoded by the coding sequence ATGGCACAGGATCAACTGACAGTACGCCACTGGGGCCAAGCCTCTTATGAGGATGTATGGCATGCCATGCAAGACTTCACCAACCAGCGTGGGCCAGACACCCCCGACGAACTGTGGCTGGTAGAGCACCCGCCGGTGTTTACCCAAGGTCAAGCCGGCAAGCCTGAGCATATTATTAACCTAGGTGATATTCCCTTGGTGAAAAGTGACCGCGGCGGCCAAGTAACCTATCATGGCCCGGGTCAGTTGATTGTCTATTTGCTATTAGATGTGCGTCGTAGAAAACTCGGCGTGCGTCACTTGGTCACCAGCATGGAAGTCGCCATCGTCGAGCTGCTCGCCGATTATGACATTAAGGCTTACGCCAAAGCGGATGCGCCCGGTGTCTATGTGGCCAATGAACAGTCAGTAGAAAGCAAAATTGCCTCACTGGGGCTGCGGATCCGCAGAGGTTGCTCTTTTCATGGCTTGGCACTTAACGTTAACATGGACTTAGCGCCTTTCTTGCGTATTAATCCATGCGGTTATGCCGGCCTGCCCATGACCATGAGTGCCCAATTAGGCGGCCCAAACACGATTGACGAAGCTCAGTCCCAACTGATACCCAAGCTGGCAGAACAGCTCGGCTATCCACATCTCTATTACACAACAGAGAAACTCATATTATGA
- the lipA gene encoding lipoyl synthase: MNKPVRVEPGVKLRDADKMALIPVKYMPEQDEEVLRKPDWMKIKLPPSSQRIQELKSIMRKNDLHSVCEEASCPNLSECFNHGTATFMILGAICTRRCPFCDVAHGRPLAVNPDEPAKLAKTIKELALKYVVITSVDRDDLRDGGAQHFVDCIKAIREQSPNTKIEILTPDFRGRMDTALEIFKDTPPDVFNHNLETAPRLYRMARPGADYKWSLELLRRFKEMHPQVTTKSGLMMGLGETNEEIVEVLKDLRAHNVAMLTLGQYLQPSRHHLPVKRYVPPSEFAELKDIADSLGFEHAASGPLVRSSYHADLQAQGMEVK; the protein is encoded by the coding sequence ATGAATAAACCTGTGCGCGTCGAGCCTGGCGTAAAATTACGTGACGCTGATAAAATGGCGCTGATCCCGGTCAAATACATGCCCGAGCAGGACGAAGAAGTGTTGCGTAAGCCGGACTGGATGAAGATCAAACTTCCTCCTAGCAGTCAGCGCATTCAGGAATTAAAAAGCATCATGCGCAAAAACGACTTGCACTCAGTGTGTGAAGAAGCTTCTTGTCCTAACTTGTCTGAATGCTTTAACCACGGTACCGCCACCTTTATGATTTTGGGTGCCATTTGTACTCGTCGCTGCCCCTTCTGTGACGTGGCCCACGGCCGTCCACTAGCGGTAAATCCAGACGAGCCGGCAAAGCTGGCCAAAACCATTAAAGAGCTGGCGCTTAAATACGTGGTGATCACGTCCGTTGACCGTGACGACTTGCGTGACGGCGGTGCTCAGCATTTTGTGGACTGCATTAAGGCCATTCGTGAGCAAAGCCCGAATACCAAAATCGAGATTTTAACCCCGGATTTTCGTGGCCGCATGGACACCGCATTAGAAATCTTTAAAGACACGCCGCCAGATGTGTTCAACCACAACTTAGAAACCGCTCCGCGCTTGTACCGTATGGCTCGTCCTGGTGCCGACTATAAGTGGTCATTAGAATTACTGCGTCGCTTTAAAGAAATGCACCCACAAGTGACCACTAAGTCTGGATTGATGATGGGCTTAGGCGAAACCAACGAAGAAATCGTGGAAGTGTTGAAAGACTTGCGCGCCCACAACGTGGCCATGTTAACGCTGGGCCAGTATCTGCAGCCTAGCCGCCATCACCTGCCGGTGAAGCGCTACGTGCCGCCGTCCGAGTTTGCTGAGCTGAAAGACATTGCTGATAGCCTAGGCTTTGAACACGCAGCAAGCGGCCCGCTGGTACGCTCGTCCTACCACGCCGACCTACAAGCACAAGGCATGGAAGTTAAGTAA
- a CDS encoding septal ring lytic transglycosylase RlpA family protein, whose product MPMKNLYKALLPLSVLVLTACSSSSESPIEKAEQKKHGAHSKGSAKGEVRDARWHKETAGGRYSLRQDVPPEDAPKLDHVKDAVPRYEPYTRGGNKNYNVWGQDYEVWQDVQNYRDEGLASWYGAKFHGFNTSNGEVYDMYTMTAAHKNLPLPSFVRVTNKENGKQVVVRVNDRGPFHEGRVIDLSYAAAYKLGMLATGTASVKVELIKMAPNGKEVRLAQNGGGNVLNGRPVSGNQLYGTKAEGTSIAKTAPTQVKSQVASSKPVVSTQVVQAPQAGSANAKHIQLMATRSPDKAKELAAKLSKEYGFPARVERQSEWYRLQMGPIPGNKTQATLSKLVAQGYAQAYFIN is encoded by the coding sequence ATGCCTATGAAAAATCTTTATAAAGCGCTGTTGCCATTAAGCGTGCTGGTGCTGACAGCCTGCAGCTCTAGCTCTGAGTCGCCGATAGAAAAAGCGGAGCAGAAAAAGCATGGCGCTCACAGCAAAGGCTCGGCTAAAGGTGAAGTCAGAGACGCCCGCTGGCATAAAGAAACCGCCGGCGGACGCTATAGCTTGCGCCAAGATGTGCCACCGGAAGATGCGCCTAAGCTCGATCATGTAAAAGACGCCGTGCCCCGCTATGAGCCCTATACGCGTGGCGGCAATAAGAATTACAATGTGTGGGGCCAAGACTACGAGGTCTGGCAAGACGTACAAAATTATCGAGATGAAGGCTTAGCTTCTTGGTATGGCGCCAAGTTTCATGGCTTTAATACCTCAAACGGCGAGGTGTACGATATGTACACCATGACAGCTGCCCATAAAAACTTGCCGCTGCCCTCGTTTGTGCGCGTCACCAATAAAGAAAACGGCAAGCAAGTAGTGGTACGGGTTAACGACCGCGGGCCCTTTCACGAAGGCCGCGTGATTGACTTATCCTACGCCGCCGCTTATAAGCTCGGCATGTTGGCCACCGGTACGGCTTCGGTGAAAGTGGAGCTGATTAAAATGGCGCCGAACGGTAAAGAAGTCCGTTTGGCCCAAAACGGCGGTGGTAATGTGCTTAATGGCAGGCCCGTTAGTGGTAATCAACTGTATGGCACTAAAGCCGAAGGTACCAGCATCGCGAAAACTGCCCCGACTCAAGTAAAAAGTCAGGTTGCCAGCAGTAAGCCGGTGGTCAGTACGCAAGTAGTACAGGCTCCGCAGGCGGGTAGCGCCAATGCCAAGCACATACAATTAATGGCGACTCGCTCACCGGATAAAGCCAAAGAGCTGGCCGCTAAATTGAGCAAAGAGTATGGCTTTCCGGCGCGTGTGGAGCGCCAATCCGAATGGTATCGCTTACAAATGGGTCCCATTCCGGGTAATAAAACACAAGCGACCTTAAGTAAACTGGTCGCTCAAGGATACGCTCAAGCTTATTTTATAAATTAA
- a CDS encoding serine hydrolase, which translates to MRMLTPLATLLLAATVSVSSQAQILSPPSVAPMIPEAPAIAAKSYVLMDYASGQVLVSENADEKLPPASLTKMMTSYILAQALKEGKVKNEDMVTISEAAWAQNFPGSSVMFLEVGKEVSIEALNRGIIIQSGNDATVAVAEHLAGSVNSFADLMNAWAARLGMKNSHFVTPHGLHSDAMYTTANDMALLGQALIRDVPEEYKIYSEKSFVYNGITQHNRNSLLWDKSLNVDGIKTGHVDAVGYNLVSSATQEDMRLIAVVIGATSERSRAAESKKLLTYGFRFFQTVTPYAAGTKLMDQAILLGDKSSVQLGVDQAVSVTIPRGQAKDLQADFTLDKSLRAPLAKGERVGTLHLKLDGKDVADLPLVSLEDVEKGGFFSRMIDYVKLFVKDLFS; encoded by the coding sequence ATGCGCATGCTCACTCCTCTTGCTACTTTATTACTGGCCGCCACGGTTTCTGTTTCGAGCCAGGCACAAATTCTATCTCCACCCAGTGTGGCGCCCATGATCCCCGAGGCACCGGCGATTGCAGCTAAGTCTTATGTATTAATGGATTACGCCAGCGGCCAAGTGCTGGTCTCTGAAAATGCCGATGAAAAACTGCCACCGGCCAGTTTAACTAAGATGATGACCTCCTACATTTTGGCGCAAGCGCTGAAAGAAGGTAAGGTCAAAAACGAAGACATGGTGACCATCAGCGAAGCGGCTTGGGCACAGAATTTCCCCGGCTCTTCGGTGATGTTTTTAGAAGTAGGCAAAGAAGTCAGCATCGAAGCGCTGAACCGCGGCATTATTATTCAGTCCGGTAACGACGCCACTGTAGCAGTGGCCGAGCACTTGGCGGGCAGCGTTAACTCCTTTGCAGACCTAATGAACGCGTGGGCTGCACGCTTAGGCATGAAAAACAGCCACTTTGTTACGCCCCACGGTCTGCACTCTGATGCCATGTATACCACGGCCAACGACATGGCCCTGTTGGGTCAAGCCTTGATCCGCGATGTGCCAGAAGAATATAAAATTTATTCTGAAAAATCCTTCGTCTATAACGGCATCACCCAGCACAACCGTAATTCACTGTTGTGGGATAAGTCATTAAACGTAGACGGCATTAAAACCGGCCACGTAGACGCAGTCGGCTATAACTTAGTCTCTTCTGCCACTCAAGAAGACATGCGCTTAATTGCCGTCGTCATTGGTGCCACCAGTGAGCGTTCTCGCGCTGCAGAAAGTAAGAAACTGTTAACCTACGGCTTTCGCTTTTTCCAAACCGTGACCCCTTATGCAGCGGGCACCAAGCTGATGGATCAAGCCATTTTGTTGGGTGATAAAAGCAGCGTTCAGTTAGGCGTAGACCAAGCCGTGTCTGTGACCATACCGCGCGGCCAAGCCAAAGACTTGCAAGCCGATTTCACTTTGGATAAATCGTTGCGCGCACCCTTAGCTAAGGGCGAGCGCGTAGGCACCTTGCACCTTAAGTTAGACGGCAAAGACGTCGCCGACTTACCTTTGGTGTCACTGGAAGATGTAGAGAAAGGTGGCTTTTTTAGCCGCATGATCGACTACGTAAAACTGTTTGTTAAAGATTTATTTAGTTAA
- a CDS encoding DUF4760 domain-containing protein, producing the protein MDPQWVIATASSVAALGIIVVIFQAKVTVKQLNTSIQGLKSDHERSRRERAIELLRHWDSSLTLNSVMARKFAETLEFNQSKCLLKQQPFKISSEHYGLFVGSLSSMSARLRDEGIPKDKLQVTEREFSEIRWAVISYLNLLETVLTAVRHNIADKEMLYEQFTYLVSPSEGHYILEDFRNAAGGSKTYPSIEAF; encoded by the coding sequence ATGGATCCACAATGGGTAATAGCCACTGCAAGTTCAGTGGCTGCGCTTGGAATTATTGTAGTAATATTCCAAGCAAAAGTAACAGTTAAGCAGCTCAACACATCAATTCAAGGCCTAAAATCGGATCACGAAAGATCAAGAAGAGAAAGAGCAATTGAACTGCTTCGTCACTGGGACAGCAGTCTAACATTGAATAGCGTCATGGCTAGAAAGTTTGCAGAAACATTAGAGTTTAATCAGTCAAAGTGTTTACTTAAGCAGCAACCTTTTAAAATATCTAGTGAACATTATGGACTTTTTGTTGGCTCCCTTTCCTCTATGTCAGCAAGGCTAAGAGATGAAGGAATACCTAAAGATAAACTTCAAGTCACTGAAAGAGAATTCTCTGAAATTAGGTGGGCAGTAATATCATATTTAAATCTTTTAGAAACGGTATTGACCGCAGTACGTCATAATATTGCAGACAAAGAAATGCTTTATGAGCAGTTTACTTATCTTGTATCTCCTTCAGAAGGGCATTATATATTGGAAGACTTCAGAAATGCTGCTGGCGGCTCAAAAACATATCCATCTATTGAGGCTTTTTAA